One Malus sylvestris chromosome 14, drMalSylv7.2, whole genome shotgun sequence DNA segment encodes these proteins:
- the LOC126599634 gene encoding MA3 DOMAIN-CONTAINING TRANSLATION REGULATORY FACTOR 1-like — protein MASSEGFLTNEQRETLKIASQNVEVLSSSPKSPTSFLSEHHVKAPAGGKAPTAGIAVRHVRRSHSGKFVRVKKEGGGGKGTWGKLLDTDGVPTLDRNDPNYDSGEEPYRLVESTVTDPLDEYKKAVVSIIEEYFSTGDVAVAASDLKELGSSQYHSYFIKRLISIALDRHDKEKEMASVLLSSLYADVISPPQIKDGFFILLESADDLAVDILDAVDILALFLARAVVDDILPPAFCTRAKKALPESSKGVQVIQTAEKSYLSAPHHAELVERRWGGSTHITVEEVKKKIAGLLREYVESGDTSEACRCIRELGVPFFHHEVVKRALVLAMEIQTAEPLIIKLLKEAAEEGLISFSQMVKGFSRLVESLDDLALDIPSAVSLFQSLVLKATDEGWLDASFLKSLDEDGDAQVEDEKVRQYKKEIVAIIHEYFLSDDIPELIRSLEDLGVPQYNPLFLKKLITLAMDRKNHEKEMASVLLSALHIEIFSTDDIVNGFVLLLESAEDTELDILDASNELALFLARAVIDDVLAPLNLDEIGSKLPPNSSGSETVRSAQSLISARHAGERLLRCWGGGTGWAVEDAKDKIAKLLEEYESGGVVNEACQCIRDLGMPFFNHEVVKKALVMAMEKKNDRMLDLLQECFSEGLITINQMTKGFTRIKDGLDDLALDIPNAREKFSFYVEQAQEKGWLLPSFGSPAADGSQKPDPGSAAS, from the exons aTGGCCTCGAGTGAGGGATTCCTGACGAATGAGCAGAGGGAGACGTTAAAAATTGCTAGCCAGAATGTGGAGGTTTTGTCGTCATCGCCGAAATCCCCTACATCTTTTCTATCTGAACACCATGTAAAAGCCCCTGCTGGTGGGAAGGCACCAACAGCTGGGATAGCCGTGAGGCATGTACGTCGGTCGCACTCAGGAAAGTTTGTGCGAGTAAAGAAGG AGGGAGGCGGTGGAAAGGGCACGTGGGGAAAACTGCTTGACACTGACGGTGTACCCACTCTTGATCGTAATGACCCTAACTATGACAGTGGCGAG GAACCATATCGACTTGTTGAGTCAACTGTTACAGATCCCTTGGATGAATACAAGAAAGCTGTCGTTTCCATAATTGAGGAATATTTCAGCACTGGTGATGTGGCAGTGGCAGCATCTGACCTCAAAGAACTAGGCTCAAGTCAATATCATTCTTACTTCATTAAGCGACTTATTTCCATTGCCTTGGATAGGCATgataaggagaaggaaatgGCTTCGGTTTTGCTTTCATCTTTGTATGCCGATGTCATTAGCCCTCCCCAGATTAAAGATGGATTTTTCATCCTTCTTGAATCTGCTGATGACCTTGCAGTGGACATATTGGATGCAGTAGATATCCTCGCTTTGTTCCTTGCTCGTGCAGTGGTTGATGACATCCTTCCTCCTGCCTTCTGCACCAGGGCAAAGAAAGCACTCCCAGAATCTTCAAAGGGCGTTCAGGTAATCCAGACTGCTGAGAAGAGCTATCTTTCAGCTCCGCACCATGCAGAACTTGTGGAAAGGAGGTGGGGCGGTAGCACCCACATTACTGTTGAAGaggtgaagaaaaaaattgctGGTCTATTGAGGGAATATGTGGAAAGTGGAGACACTTCTGAGGCTTGTAGGTGTATAAGGGAGTTAGGTGTTCCATTCTTTCATCATGAGGTTGTGAAGAGGGCTTTGGTTCTTGCCATGGAGATTCAAACAGCAGAACCGCTAATAATTAAGCTGTTAAAGGAAGCAGCTGAAGAAGGCTTGATTAGTTTTAGTCAAATGGTAAAGGGCTTTTCTCGATTGGTAGAGAGCCTTGACGACCTTGCTCTTGACATTCCATCAGCAGTCAGCTTGTTCCAGTCCCTGGTCCTCAAGGCGACAGATGAAGGTTGGCTTGATGCTTCCTTTTTGAAGTCCTTGGATGAAGATGGCGATGCACAAGTTGAAGATGAAAAAGTGAGGCAGTACAAGAAAGAAATTGTGGCCATAATTCATGAATATTTTCTCTCAGACGATATCCCAGAACTGATCCGGAGCCTTGAAGATCTTGGGGTACCTCAATATAATCCACTCTTCTTGAAGAAGCTGATCACCCTTGCAATGGATCGCAAGAACCATGAAAAGGAAATGGCATCTGTTCTGCTTTCTGCCCTTCACATTGAGATCTTTTCAACCGATGACATCGTTAATGGCTTTGTCTTGCTTCTGGAATCTGCCGAGGATACAGAATTGGACATTTTGGATGCTTCGAATGAGCTTGCTCTTTTCCTGGCTAGGGCTGTGATCGACGATGTCTTGGCTCCTctgaatttggacgaaattggcaGCAAGTTGCCACCAAATAGCAGTGGAAGTGAGACTGTTCGATCGGCCCAATCACTGATTTCTGCTCGCCATGCTGGTGAGAGACTCCTGAGATGTTGGGGAGGCGGGACTGGCTGGGCTGTGGAGGATGCAAAGGACAAGATAGCAAAGCTGTTGGAGGAGTATGAAAGCGGGGGTGTTGTGAATGAGGCTTGCCAGTGCATCCGGGATCTTGGAATGCCGTTCTTTAACCACGAGGTGGTGAAGAAGGCACTGGTCATGGCCATGGAAAAGAAAAACGACAGGATGCTAGACCTGCTTCAGGAGTGCTTCAGTGAAGGACTGATCACAATCAACCAGATGACGAAAGGCTTCACCCGAATCAAGGACGGGCTAGACGATCTTGCTCTCGACATTCCAAACGCGAGGGAGAAGTTCAGCTTCTACGTGGAGCAGGCACAGGAGAAGGGGTGGCTCCTGCCTTCCTTTGGATCACCTGCTGCGGATGGCTCGCAGAAACCCGACCCAGGCTCTGCAGCTTCTTGA
- the LOC126599636 gene encoding autophagy-related protein 16-like, translating into MSQEEIAREAIKHALKALRRRHLAEEGAHAPAFIALSKPILHQGSEWKEKAENLEMELQQCYKAQSRLSEQLVVEVAESRTSKASLQEKEAAVANLQKELSEQRDECSQLAADLEEKVKALELVVSENKEIRAQLEEMSIRAKNAEAENKVLIDRWMLEKMKDAERLNEANALYEDMIERLRASGLEKLARQQVDGVVRQSEEGAEYFLESTIPSTCKNRMPAHDGGCASILFEYNSGKLITGGQDGSIKMWDTNTGSLTRTLYGCIGSVLDLTITHDNRSIIAASSSNKLYAWDVNSGRVRHTLTGHMDKVCAVDVSKFSSRHVVSAAYDRTIKVWDMQKGYCTNTIMFPKNCNALSFSMDGQTICSGHVDGNLRLWDIEKGKLLSEVAAHSNAVTSISLSRNGNVILTSGRDNVHNLFDMRSLEVCGTLRATGNRVASNWSRSCISPDDNYVAAGSADGCVYIWSISKADIVSTMKEHTASVLCCSWSGHGKPLASADKNGIICTWT; encoded by the exons AT GTCGCAGGAGGAGATTGCGAGGGAAGCAATAAAACACGCTCTGAAGGCTCTTCGGCGGCGGCATTTGGCGGAAGAAGGTGCTCATGCTCCAGCTTTCATCGCTCTTTCGAAGCCAATTCTTCATCAG GGCTCAGAATGGAAGGAGAAAGCGGAGAATCTGGAAATGGAACTTCAGCAGTGTTACAAAGCCCAATCTCGGCTGTCCGAGCAACTCGTGGTGGAAGTAGCGGAGTCCagaacttcaaaagcttcacttcaAGAGAAAGAGGCAGCAGTGGCTAATCTTCAGAAGGAATTATCTGAACAAAG GGATGAATGCTCTCAATTAGCGGCTGACTTGGAAGAGAAGGTTAAAGCTTTGGAATTGGTTGTGAGTGAGAACAAGGAAATAAGAGCGCAGCTAGAAGAAATGTCTATTCGAGCTAAGAACGCTGAGGCCGAAAATAAGGTGTTAATTGACCGCTGGATGTTGGAGAAGATGAAGGATGCAGAACGCCTTAACGAG GCAAATGCACTCTATGAAGATATGATTGAGCGGCTGAGGGCCAGCGGTTTGGAGAAACTTGCTAGGCAGCAAGTAGATGGTGTTGTCCGCCAAAGTGAAGAAGGTGCTGAGTACTTTTTGGAGTCAACCATTCCCTCCACATGCAAGAATAGGATGCCTGCCCATGATGGTGGCTGCGCTTCCATATTATTTGAGTACAATTCAGGGAAATTGATTACTGGTGGACAGGATGGGTCCATCAAAATGTGGGATACAAATACTGGGTCACTAACTCGTACACTCTATGGTTGCATTGGTTCTGTTCTGGATCTCACGATTACTCATGATAATAGATCTATCATTGCAGCAAGCAGCTCTAACAAATTGTATGCCTGGGATGTTAACTCGGGGAGGGTTCGACATACTCTCACTGGCCACATGGATAAAGTGTGTGCAGTAGATGTCAGCAAATTCTCAAGCCGCCATGTTGTGAGTGCAGCTTATGATCGTACCATAAAAGTTTGGGATATGCAGAAAGGTTACTGCACCAACACAATCATGTTCCCAAAAAACTGCAATGCTCTGTCATTTAGCATGGATGGACAGACCATATGTTCTGGCCATGTTGATGGAAATCTTCGTTTGTGGGATATTGAGAAAGGAAAACTCCTCAGTGAAGTAGCTGCACACTCAAATGCTGTTACATCCATATCTTTGTCCCGAAATGGCAATGTTATACTGACCAGTGGGAGAGACAATGTCCATAATTTGTTTGACATGCGGTCTCTAGAAGTCTGTGGAACATTAAGAGCCACAGGAAACAGAGTAGCGTCGAATTGGAGTAGATCCTGTATCAGTCCAGATGACAATTACGTTGCTGCTGGATCTGCTGACGGTTGTGTGTATATTTGGTCAATATCGAAAGCTGACATTGTGAGCACTATGAAGGAGCACACTGCATCGGTCCTGTGTTGTTCATGGAGCGGGCATGGAAAACCTCTGGCTTCTGCGGACAAGAACGGAATCATCTGTACTTGGACGTGA
- the LOC126599647 gene encoding uncharacterized protein LOC126599647, translating into MVKVATYFAMTLGAFVFWQSMDKVHVWIALHQDEKQERLEREMEIKMVREELLQQQAKQRETQA; encoded by the exons ATGGTGAAGGTCGCGACCTACTTCGCTATGACTTTGGGAGCTTTCGTGTTCTGGCAGTCCATGGATAAAGTCCACGTCTGGATCGCCCTGCATCAGGACGAAAAG CAAGAAAGACTTGAAAGGGAAATGGAGATTAAGATGGTTAGAGAAGAGCTGCTGCAGCAGCAAGCCAAACAAAGGGAGACTCAAGCATGA
- the LOC126599640 gene encoding vignain-like, with protein MTKFVWVALALSLALVIGVSESFDYHEKDLASEESLWDLYERWRSHHTVSRSLDEKHKRFNVFKENVKHVHNTNKGNKPYKLKLNKFADMTNHEFRSVYAGSKVKHHRMLRGQRADTGFRYANVESVPPSVDWRRNGAVTPIKDQGQCGSCWAFSTVAAVEGINQIKTKKLVSLSEQELVDCDTEQNQGCNGGLMELAMEFIKQKGGLTTETNYPYRAADSTCNVAKENAPVVSIDGHESVPANDEDALLKAAANQPIAVAIDAGGSDFQFYDEGVFDGKCGTELDHGVAVVGYGTTLDGTEYWIVKNSWGPEWGEKGYIRMQRGVSAKEGICGIAMEASYPVKNSSTNPKAAVTSNPKDEL; from the exons ATGACTAAGTTTGTTTGGGTTGCGCTTGCTCTCTCGCTCGCTTTGGTGATTGGGGTTTCTGAGAGTTTTGATTACCATGAGAAGGACTTGGCCTCGGAGGAGAGCTTGTGGGACTTGTACGAGAGGTGGAGGAGCCATCACACGGTTTCCAGGAGCCTCGACGAGAAGCACAAGCGGTTCAATGTCTTTAAAGAGAATGTCAAGCATGTTCACAACACTAACAAAGGTAATAAGCCTTACAAGCTGAAGCTCAACAAGTTTGCTGACATGACCAACCATGAGTTCAGGAGTGTTTACGCTGGTTCGAAGGTTAAGCACCATAGAATGCTCCGAGGGCAGCGCGCTGACACAGGCTTTCGGTATGCAAATGTTGAAAGTGTCCCACCGTCTGTTGATTGGAGAAGGAATGGTGCTGTCACTCCCATTAAGGATCAAGGCCAATGCG GAAGTTGCTGGGCGTTTTCGACAGTTGCAGCTGTTGAGGGCATCAATCAAATTAAGACAAAGAAGCTGGTTTCGTTGTCTGAGCAAGAGCTCGTCGACTGTGACACGGAACAAAACCAAGGATGCAATGGAGGGCTAATGGAACTGGCAATGGAGTTCATCAAACAAAAGGGAGGCCTGACAACCGAAACTAATTACCCTTACCGAGCAGCAGATTCAACATGTAATGTTGCAAAG GAAAACGCTCCGGTTGTGTCCATTGATGGCCATGAGAGTGTGCCTGCTAATGACGAGGATGCATTGCTCAAAGCAGCTGCAAACCAACCTATTGCTGTTGCCATCGATGCTGGAGGTTCCGATTTCCAATTCTACGACGAG GGGGTATTTGACGGGAAATGCGGCACAGAGCTTGATCACGGAGTGGCAGTTGTTGGCTACGGAACAACACTTGATGGAACCGAGTATTGGATAGTCAAGAACTCATGGGGACCCGAGTGGGGAGAGAAGGGTTACATAAGGATGCAGCGCGGCGTCTCTGCTAAGGAGGGGATCTGTGGAATAGCTATGGAGGCTTCGTATCCCGTCAAGAACTCTTCGACAAACCCTAAAGCAGCAGTTACCTCAAATCCTAAGGATGAACTCTAA